The DNA window GTTCCTCTTCATTGAGAATATAGGCACCGCGTTCGAGAAACTCTTGGCGCACCTGATCATAGACCGAATCCACCACCACGACGGACTGCTCACTGGCGCAGATCATGCCGTTATCGAAGGTCTTGCTGATCAGAATAGAGCTGACCGCCATCTTGATATGACAGGTTTCATCAATCACCGCTGGGGTGTTGCCGGCTCCCACGCCGAGAGATGGATTGCCCGAAGAGTAGGCTGCCTTGACCATACCCGGCCCGCCGGTCGCCAAGATCAGCTTCACATCGGGATGCTGCATCAACTGTTGCGAGAGGGGAACGGTTGGTTCATCAATCCAGCCGATGATATGCTCTGGGGCTCCGGCTTTCACGGCTGCTTCTAGGACAATTCGGGCGGCGGCAATGGTGCAGCCTTTAGCGCGAGGATGGGGCGAGAAGATAATGGCGTTGCGGGTTTTGAGGGCTAGCAGGGCCTTAAAGATCGCCGTAGAGGTGGGGTTGGTGGTGGGGACAATGCCGGCTAGGATGCCCACGGGCTCAGCAATGCGCTGAAAGCCAAAGGACGGATCTGATTCGATCACACCGCAGGTTCTTTCGTTCTTGTACTTGTTGTAAATCATCTCCGAAGCAAAGTGATTTTTGATCACCTTGTCTTCCACAACGCCCATGCCGGTTTCCTCCACCGCTAGCTTGGCTAGGGGGATGCGGGCGGTGTTGGCAGCCAGAGCCGCTTGCTTGAAGATGACATCGACCTGCTCCTGCGTAAACTTGGAGTAGGTTTCTTGAGCCGCCTTGACGGACTGAACCAATGTTTCCAGCTCGTCTGAGTTCGTAACGGACATGGGGGTTGCAAGTAGATTCGAGATCGTCATAAAGGCTCTCCAGGTATCGTCTGGGAAATGGTGGTTGAGGTTAGCGTGGTGTTAAATCATGCAGCGATCGCCCTTAGTTAACCGCAAGAACCAGCGTAAACATGTGCTCTGAACAACAGTTAAGAAAGAATTAACAACGTACTCACGGACATGCGATGATCTATGGAAAAATCTAGAGTTTTACAATGTTTCAGAGCTTAATTCTAGAACAGACTTTTCTCACAATCATGGCTTAGAACTCCCTGTGCTTATCATCCAGACATTGCTTCAAAGCCGCTTTATGTCTATGGTTTAGCGCCACTGTTTCTGTTAGAATTTCAAGCATATAAAGAATCCGCAGTATGGCATAGAAGATCCTAGATCTACGATGCGAGGACGTTCAAGGATTGATGACCTCATGATGTCAATTACGCCCTCTATTATAAGTTTGCTATCCTCTAGTTGCCGAACTCTTTTATGGTAATTAAAGACTTGCAGCGATCGCCTCTCTCAATCCTTCATTCCATAAAAAATTAAGCATAAATTAATATCAATTATGTCTACCTAGTATCGCAAGACAGAAGAACGAAGACAGAAAAACGAAAAGGAATTCCAGGACACACCCGGTAACCCGTCTCAGCACATAGGCGGGTTACCGGGTTGACTGACCCATCTTTTTGTCTAGGCTAGGTTGACCCATGTCAAACCCAGTACCAGCTTAGATTCCGTTGGGTTACGCTGACGCTAACCCAAACGACGAGAGAATCAAGATCGCAGGAGTTTTGTCCGTCAATCAGGTGCCTGATTACCATTCCAGACATTGTCCTCACAGAGGACACCGCGCCACTGCTGCACCTGCGCCTCGGTCATCCAATAGCTCCAGGCTAGCCCCAAGGATTGACGATTGCTGCCAAAGACTTCTGTTGTCCGACGTTCATACTCATTCTCCAAGGGCGATCGCTGGGGATCATAGCCCTCTAGATCGTCTAATTGGTCTAAAATCTCGGCACTGGCAAAGGTCAGTAGGGAACCTTGAACAGGGCGATCGCCCTCCGTGAGTGCCGGGTAGCCCATGGGCAGATGGTAGAGCCTGCCCCAAGCGATCGCTGCCTGGACGGCGATGACGCTAGGAGCACAGTAGTCCGCGTAGTAATATCCCCCCGGTTTCAGGGTTCCATAGACAAAGACACGACAGGCTACATCCATGATCGGCTTCTATCCAGGCGCTTCAAGGTGATTCAAAAGATTTTTACATTGGGCTAGAATACCTACTCTGTGGCGATCCCAGCCCCGTGAAAATGTCATAACATTGTCATATTATCGACGCATGAGTGACAAATCTAAACAAGTCTTGTACACTCACTAATGTGTGAGGAGCGAACCAGCGAGGGCATCGAGACGAAACACGGTCAGTCGTCGATGCCCTTTCTGTTTTCTAGGAATCTTTAGGATTCCAGCATCCTCACAATAGAAATTTCTCTAGGGCGATCGCCACTCCGTCCTCTTCAACATCGGCGGTTGTCCAATCAGCAAAAGCCTGCACAGCTTCTGGAGCATTGCCCATGGCGATGCCAATCTGCGCATAGTCCAGCATTTCCACATCGTTGAAATTATCGCCAATGGTCATCACCTGGGCGGCAGAAAGGCCCAGCAGTTGCTCGGCCAGGTAGCGCACGGCCACGCCCTTGTTCACTTGGGGATTGGCCGCCTCAAAAAAGGTGGCCACAGACTTGGTGAAATAGAGTTCGGCGGGGGTGTAGCGCTGGCGCAGGGAATCGAGCAGTTGGTCGATCAGCAAGGGATCATGGCTGAGGGCTAGCACCTTGGTGGGGTCGTCGGTCAGAACTTGGCGCAGATCGCCCACAACATTGGGCGTCACCCCACTTCGTTCAGCATAGGCGGCCGTTTCGGGGGTCATGTCCCGCACGTAGAGGCGATCGTTGATGTAGAAGTGAATGGAAAGGGGGGTGTTGAGATCAGCCTGGCGTTCTACATCCTCGAAGTAGTCCAGCAATTGCTCAGCGGTATGGCGAGCGACGGGCCAGTGATGGTGAACCACGCCGGTCTTGGGTTCTTTAACATAAGCGCCTTGGTAGGACAGCAGCGGCAGGGTCGATCCCACGGCTTCGTAGAACCGCAGGGCGGCACAATACATCCGTCCTGTAGCGATCGCCACTTGAATGCCCTTGGCTTGAACGGCGCGGATCGCTTCTAGGACAGCGGGGCGAATGGTGTTGGATTCACCGGAGATCGTCCCGTCAATATCGAGCACGAGCAACCGGATATCGGAGGCATCCGGTAAAGACGTTGATTGGAGATCGGAGGCAAGGGCTGACATGGGATTAGGGCACCACCGGCAATAAACTAGCTCCAGTTTAGGGCCATGCCTGGGGGCAACGCGGTGGTTCAATGGTTTAGCTACAGATTTCCTGATGTGAGCTTAGCGACGTCTTCCATCAGAGAGGATCGGTTCCCCCAAGGGTGAATGGGGTTCAACCTTGGGGATAGATTATTTTTACATTGAATCGGGTTCATTAATTCCCATGGCATGGTTCAATTGTACTATACGATCAATTGCCGGTCAAATCTGTTAGCATCCTTCAGGATGACAGCACTAGCATCGGTCACAGACAGCTTGTATCCGCCCAACCTCTGGTATCTTGGTTTTTTCGAGTAAAGGTTCTATGTCCAGCGATCGCTCCACCCCGCTCTTAATCTTGGTTGATGGTCATTCCCTGGCGTTTCGGTCGTACTATGCCCATGCCAACGGGCGCGATGGCGGTCTGCGCACCTCCACCGGCATCCCCACCAGTGTGTGCTTTGGCTTTCTCAAATCGTTGATCGATATGCTCAAAGCTCAGCAGCCCACCCACGTCGCGATCGCCTTTGACTTGAGCACCCCCACCTTCCGCCATGAAGCCGACGATACCTACAAAGCTGGGCGGGCAGAAACCCCTGACGACTTCATTCCCGATATCGCCAATTTGCAAGAGATCCTAGCGGCGATGAACCTGACGATTGTCACGGCGACCGGCTACGAAGCTGATGATGTGATTGGTACCTTAGCTATCCAAGGCAAAGAGGCCGGCTACCGGGTGAAGATTCTCAGTGGCGATCGCGATCTCTTTCAGTTGGTATCTGCCGAGCGCAGTGATGAGCAAGGCGTGAGCGTGCTGTATTTGAGCAATGCCTTTGCCCGCAATACCCCGGCTGGCGGAACGGAATATGGCCCCACCCAGGTGATGGAAAAATTGGGCGTGACGCCCGAGCAAGTAGTGGATTACAAAGCCCTTTGCGGTGATTCGTCGGACAATATTCCTGGTGTGCGCGGCATTGGGGCGAAGACGGCGGTGAAGCTGCTAGAAGAATTTGGCACCCTAGAACAGGTCTATGCCAACCTCGACCAAATTAAGGGCGCAACTCGCAAGAAGCTGGAAGAAGGACGAGAGGCGGCGCAGCATTCCCAGTTTATGGCGCAGATTCATCTCAATGTGCCCATTGACCATGGCTTAGACGACTGCCAACTAACGGGCTTTAAGAGCGATCGCATCCGTCCACTCCTAGAGCGGTTAGAGCTGCGCCATATTCTGCGCGATCTGCCCGCCCTACAGCAGGTGCTGGGGGGAACCGATGATTTGGCATACCCCGAGGTCACGGCTGATAGTTCCGACGATCGTCTCAACACCAGTCCCACAGCGGATGATGGCGATACCTGGTTTTTTAGCGCCGCCGAGACCCAGGAAAGCCAGCAGATCCAGCAGGTTGTGGTGTTGCCCCAAGTCATTAGCGCCCCCGCGACGCTCAATGCCCTGATCAATCACCTGAAAACCTGTACTGACCCCGATCGCCCTGTGGCTTGGGATACGGAAACCACCGACTTGGATCCACGCTTGGCCAAACTGGTGGGTATTGGCTGTTGCTGGGGCGATCGCCCTTCTGATGTGGCCTACATTCCCCTAGGTCATACCCAGGGCGATAATTTAGACCTTACGGCAACCCTGAATGCTCTGCGACCCATTTTAGAAGATCCTGCCTATCCTAAAGTTCTGCAAAATGCTAAGTTCGATCGGCTAATTCTGAAGCACCAGGGTATTAACTTATCTGGTGTAGTGTTTGACACGATGCTGGCGAGCTATGTGATCAATCCAGAGCATAGCCACAACCTGAGTGACCTCACCCTCCGCTATCTCGACAGCACCGCCCAAAGCTACAAAGATCTCGTTCCTAAAGGCAAGACGATTGCAGATATTGCCATCCAATCGGTGGCCAATTACTGCGGTACCGATGTGCTCACCACGTTTCGTCTGACAGATATTTTGCGATCGCACCTTAAGGAAACGCCGGATCTGGAAACTTTGCTGCGCACCGTAGAAGTGCCGCTAGAATCTGTTCTGGCTGAGATGGAAGATCGAGGTATTCACATTGATCAAGAGTATCTACATATTTTTTCCCAACAGCTTGAACAAGATCTAGCTGCCATTGAACGACAAGCCTACAAGATAGCTGGATATCAATTCAATCTCGGCTCTCCCAAACAGCTCAGTGAACTGTTATTTGAAAAGCGAGGGCTGAGTACCAAGAAATCTCGCAAAATTAAGACTGGCTATTCTACCGATGCTGCGACATTAGAAAAACTTCAGGGCGAAGATCCCATCATCGACTGTATCCTCGAACATCGTACCTTGTCTAAGCTTAAATCTACCTACGTAGATGCTCTACCTGCCCTTGTCAATGCCGATACGCAACGGGTGCATACTGATTTTAACCAAGCGATTACCGCCACGGGTCGCCTCTCATCGTCCCATCCCAACCTGCAAAATATTCCGATTCGTACGGCCTTCAGTCGCAAAATTCGGGCCGCATTTATCCCTGAGCCGGGTTGGATCTTAGCCGCTGCTGACTATTCCCAAATTGAGCTACGTATCCTAGCGCATCTCAGCGGTGAACCAGTGTTAATCGATGCCTACCGAAACCGTCAGGATGTGCATACCCTAACAGCACAACTGCTGCTAGAGAAGGAGACGATTTCATCGGAAGAACGGCGGTTAGGTAAAATCATTAACTTTGGCGTCATCTACGGGATGGGGGCTACTCGCTTTGCCCGTGAAGCTGGCGTGAGCCGTACGGAGGCGAAGTTATTTATCGATCGCTTCAACGATCGCTATCCTTTAGTCTTTGCTTACCTTCAACAAATGCAGCAAGAAGCGATCGCCCATGGTTATGTAAAAACAATCCTAGGACGACGGCGCTACTTCGACTTTGATAATCGACACCTGAACAGTCTACGGGGTAGTGATCCCAGTGCCATTGATCTCAATGGCATCAAGTCTCCTGGTATGTATGATGCCCAGCAGCTTCGAGCGGCTGCCAATGCACCGATTCAAGGATCGAGCGCGGATATTATTAAAATTGCCATGGTACGGCTCCATGACTATCTAAAGCCTTATCAAACCCAGATGCTGCTGCAGGTGCATGACGAACTGGTGTTTGAAGTGCCGCCCCAGGAATGGGAGGAGGTATCGCCCCAAATTCAGAGCATTATGGAGTCGGCAGTCGATCTGAAGGTGCCGCTGGTGGCGGAGATTCGCTCTGGGAAGAATTGGATGGAGGCGAAGTAGGGCGAATACGATGCACACAGCATCCAACAGAGCGATCGCTGCTGACTAATCAGAGCTATGACGTTCTATCTCGCGCTCAATCATCTCTTTGACAAACATGGGAATTTCCTTATCTAGACTAGCAGCTCTTTGCTTGAGTTTTTCATACGTCTCAATGTCATCGCCTTCCCAAAGCAGATCTAATCTTCTGACTTGTCGCATTGCTATATGCTCATAATTCTCTGGATATGCCCAGTAGCAAGATAAGCAAATTGACTTGTCTTTCATGTTGCTCCAGTTGTCGCAATGTTCGCATGACCAAGATTTAGCACGGTTGGCAGAGCCACACAGCAGCATAAAGTTTTCCGGCTCTGGATCTGGTTCACCACCAACTTCAAAAGGTATACGGTGATCAATCTGTAGATTACGTTTGTCTACTTCTTCAAGATAAATGAAACACTTGCATCCATGTCTGCTGATCAGTGCTTCTTTAAGCCGCTTGGATAAGCTAGTTCTTCCGGAAAAGCGGGTTAATCTTGCCTTGCTAATGTCGCCGAATCGATAGGCAGCTATTTTTCTGCCATCACCTCCAGTCATGCGAAACGTTTCTAATGGAATGCCACTTTCTCTAACGTCTCTGGCTGCTCTTGGAGGATGATTATAGCCGTAGGTTTCTTTCAACTCCTCGGTTGTGATAAAACCATGCTGCAAAAGGTGGTCAATGACTGCTTTTGGCCTCTTGGCAGTAATTGATCGGCAGAGTTCCAAGAATTCATCTGGTAGTTGTGGTGAATTCTCCATGTTTTTCTAAGAGCGTCAACTGTTTTGGTTTCTTGCAACTATAGATGAAATCTTTGATGGGAATGTCTACTAAGCTTTCAGAGAGACTTGGTGACAAGTATAAAGACTCAATGGTGGTTTCCTCTTTACCAAGTAACGTAGACTGTGAAGATCGGCCAACTTCAAGTTCAAGCCTCTGAAGATTTAAGCTTTCTGGGAGAACTTTACCAAAACTCTTATCACCTAATTTGCCGTCGTAGCTAATAGCAAATACGGCGTTTTTTCGATTGAGGTGTTTAAGTGTCGAAACAAACTCGTCAAAATCTATTCCGGATAGATATCTGGAATCTCTATTTCCACAAACACCTTGATAGGGAGGATCCATGTAGATGAAATCGCCCGATTGAGTTTGTTCTAATACGTCTCGATAATCTAGACTTGTGAACTTACATTTTCCGTTAAGAAGGTTAGATACACCGACTATGTTTTTCTTCATGGTCTCAGGTCTTGTCCCTTTCCGCCTCTTATCCAGACTCTGGTTGAAGAATCCGTCGGAGTTGTAGCGGACTGAGCCTTTGACACATCTGGCTAGTAAGTAAAGGAATAGTCTTGGATCGTTTGTCTCATTAAATCTTGACCTCACTTCAAAATAGTGAGCTATGGAGTCATCATGTTGTTCATTCCATAGTTTTTGGTAAAAGTCTGCTAGTTCATGAGGGGTTTCTATCGCTAGTTCTAAGAGCTTAATCAATGGTTTATTTAGGTCGTTGAGCCAAAAGCTATGGGCGATCTGATGTGCAGAGCTAGCAACGCTAATTGCACCAGTTCCAGCAAAAGGCTCTACGAGTCTAGTCATTTTCGTAGGAAAAAATTGGAGAATTTGCTTTGCCAAATTTCTCTTGCTGCCTTGATACTGAACAAGGTGAGGGAGGTTTGCCATCGTCTCATACGAACAAATGATCTTATAACAGCCTATCACAACAGGCTGAGCTTGTCGCTTTGCTTCGCCTTCTCCCAATCACATTAAGGGGGACGCATCGCTTCGAGGCAATATGCCAGTGTTAAACGTGGCGCTTTGGCTTAATGCAAGGCATTCTACGAGAGGGGCGATCGCCCTTGTATGTCTACTTACCAAGGTAGGGAAACCTAACGCCCCAAGCTAGATATGGTAGATAATAGTAAAGCCGCCCTTTTTTCTAAGAAACTATCATAGTCATCGCTGTTGTATATCTCTTGATCTTCTGGTAAAAGATTGCTTTTTAGAATTTCAATCTTTTTAGCCGAAGGAACAATATTTGCGAAATAGTCAGAGGGCGACTTGCTTGAAATTTTCTTGTTTGAATCAGCAGGTAAGAAGCAAAAATTCACCACTGAAAATCTTTTATTCTTTGACGTCCCTTTTTTGCTCAGATATGAATTAGGAAAAACATGATGGTATTGCTTTCTATTAAATGAAGAAAGGGCTGCTCCTAGATCTATTATTTTTCCATTTGTTAGATCGAGAGGTGAATGCTGAGCACTTAGAAGTAAAAAAGCTCTCGTAATCGGATTTGACTTGGAAAACTGAGCTTGCAGTAAATCATCAGAAGATACAGAGGCTTTGTATTTTTCAATATCAGAAAAATCATAGTCCAAGACTTTATCAATGAACTCAATATCAGCATCCATTTTTGCGGTCGTTTGACCAGTGGAGTATCTATCAGAAAACGATGTTCTCCAGAAATATTGCTTTAAAGCTTCAACCTGCTCGAATGTCTGCCTTTTATTTTTTGAGAAAAATCTACAAAGAGGAATGAGTTGTTGATGAAAAGGAAGAAATTCTATATTGGAGCACTTAATTTCTGTAAACAGGAAATCAACTGTAGATCTGATAGCTTCTTCAACATTTTGCCAGTTATCTCTAACGCGTTCGCCCGTTAAACGTAGAATATTACTCGTTTGAGTAGAGCCAATTATTATTGCGGATACTATTTGAAGTACTAGCTTATGATCTATTGTCCCAAATGATTTCTCGTCAAGCTCCTCTAGTAGTCCATCAATAGAATCAAGAAGATGAAAGTCTTCCGTCCATGTCCAAGCTGTCATAAGGTCAAGCATGCCTAGCTTGGTTCCTGTATTGTTAATTCTCTCGAATATTACGCCAACTTCTTCTCTCGTTCGATTTTTTATCTGAACAACAGGCACTTCATAATTTAGAAATATAGAGGACAGATTTTTTGCAAGAGGATGATATTGCTTATTTAGATTTGATAGTTCGTCAATCAGTTTTATTGGATTAATAATGTTACGCAGGAGAACTATGGAATCTGTTCCTTTCTTGGCCTCGCTCTTAGGAAGAAACGTTTCTCTTGAAAAATCATAGTAGATTTCAAAAATATCC is part of the Leptolyngbya sp. CCY15150 genome and encodes:
- a CDS encoding gamma-glutamylcyclotransferase family protein produces the protein MDVACRVFVYGTLKPGGYYYADYCAPSVIAVQAAIAWGRLYHLPMGYPALTEGDRPVQGSLLTFASAEILDQLDDLEGYDPQRSPLENEYERRTTEVFGSNRQSLGLAWSYWMTEAQVQQWRGVLCEDNVWNGNQAPD
- a CDS encoding Cof-type HAD-IIB family hydrolase, encoding MSALASDLQSTSLPDASDIRLLVLDIDGTISGESNTIRPAVLEAIRAVQAKGIQVAIATGRMYCAALRFYEAVGSTLPLLSYQGAYVKEPKTGVVHHHWPVARHTAEQLLDYFEDVERQADLNTPLSIHFYINDRLYVRDMTPETAAYAERSGVTPNVVGDLRQVLTDDPTKVLALSHDPLLIDQLLDSLRQRYTPAELYFTKSVATFFEAANPQVNKGVAVRYLAEQLLGLSAAQVMTIGDNFNDVEMLDYAQIGIAMGNAPEAVQAFADWTTADVEEDGVAIALEKFLL
- the polA gene encoding DNA polymerase I codes for the protein MSSDRSTPLLILVDGHSLAFRSYYAHANGRDGGLRTSTGIPTSVCFGFLKSLIDMLKAQQPTHVAIAFDLSTPTFRHEADDTYKAGRAETPDDFIPDIANLQEILAAMNLTIVTATGYEADDVIGTLAIQGKEAGYRVKILSGDRDLFQLVSAERSDEQGVSVLYLSNAFARNTPAGGTEYGPTQVMEKLGVTPEQVVDYKALCGDSSDNIPGVRGIGAKTAVKLLEEFGTLEQVYANLDQIKGATRKKLEEGREAAQHSQFMAQIHLNVPIDHGLDDCQLTGFKSDRIRPLLERLELRHILRDLPALQQVLGGTDDLAYPEVTADSSDDRLNTSPTADDGDTWFFSAAETQESQQIQQVVVLPQVISAPATLNALINHLKTCTDPDRPVAWDTETTDLDPRLAKLVGIGCCWGDRPSDVAYIPLGHTQGDNLDLTATLNALRPILEDPAYPKVLQNAKFDRLILKHQGINLSGVVFDTMLASYVINPEHSHNLSDLTLRYLDSTAQSYKDLVPKGKTIADIAIQSVANYCGTDVLTTFRLTDILRSHLKETPDLETLLRTVEVPLESVLAEMEDRGIHIDQEYLHIFSQQLEQDLAAIERQAYKIAGYQFNLGSPKQLSELLFEKRGLSTKKSRKIKTGYSTDAATLEKLQGEDPIIDCILEHRTLSKLKSTYVDALPALVNADTQRVHTDFNQAITATGRLSSSHPNLQNIPIRTAFSRKIRAAFIPEPGWILAAADYSQIELRILAHLSGEPVLIDAYRNRQDVHTLTAQLLLEKETISSEERRLGKIINFGVIYGMGATRFAREAGVSRTEAKLFIDRFNDRYPLVFAYLQQMQQEAIAHGYVKTILGRRRYFDFDNRHLNSLRGSDPSAIDLNGIKSPGMYDAQQLRAAANAPIQGSSADIIKIAMVRLHDYLKPYQTQMLLQVHDELVFEVPPQEWEEVSPQIQSIMESAVDLKVPLVAEIRSGKNWMEAK
- a CDS encoding HNH endonuclease signature motif containing protein: MENSPQLPDEFLELCRSITAKRPKAVIDHLLQHGFITTEELKETYGYNHPPRAARDVRESGIPLETFRMTGGDGRKIAAYRFGDISKARLTRFSGRTSLSKRLKEALISRHGCKCFIYLEEVDKRNLQIDHRIPFEVGGEPDPEPENFMLLCGSANRAKSWSCEHCDNWSNMKDKSICLSCYWAYPENYEHIAMRQVRRLDLLWEGDDIETYEKLKQRAASLDKEIPMFVKEMIEREIERHSSD
- a CDS encoding DNA adenine methylase, with amino-acid sequence MANLPHLVQYQGSKRNLAKQILQFFPTKMTRLVEPFAGTGAISVASSAHQIAHSFWLNDLNKPLIKLLELAIETPHELADFYQKLWNEQHDDSIAHYFEVRSRFNETNDPRLFLYLLARCVKGSVRYNSDGFFNQSLDKRRKGTRPETMKKNIVGVSNLLNGKCKFTSLDYRDVLEQTQSGDFIYMDPPYQGVCGNRDSRYLSGIDFDEFVSTLKHLNRKNAVFAISYDGKLGDKSFGKVLPESLNLQRLELEVGRSSQSTLLGKEETTIESLYLSPSLSESLVDIPIKDFIYSCKKPKQLTLLEKHGEFTTTTR
- a CDS encoding DUF262 domain-containing protein yields the protein MKKPELNPTSLKIDKLINRIDNGEIKIPAFQRGYVWKQNQIIELLESLVKQYPIGSILLWEASEKDKLKSARNIVGYRIPDRDENWPVNYVLDGQQRLSSIYAVLSENVEQEEASLKYNPNPDIFEIYYDFSRETFLPKSEAKKGTDSIVLLRNIINPIKLIDELSNLNKQYHPLAKNLSSIFLNYEVPVVQIKNRTREEVGVIFERINNTGTKLGMLDLMTAWTWTEDFHLLDSIDGLLEELDEKSFGTIDHKLVLQIVSAIIIGSTQTSNILRLTGERVRDNWQNVEEAIRSTVDFLFTEIKCSNIEFLPFHQQLIPLCRFFSKNKRQTFEQVEALKQYFWRTSFSDRYSTGQTTAKMDADIEFIDKVLDYDFSDIEKYKASVSSDDLLQAQFSKSNPITRAFLLLSAQHSPLDLTNGKIIDLGAALSSFNRKQYHHVFPNSYLSKKGTSKNKRFSVVNFCFLPADSNKKISSKSPSDYFANIVPSAKKIEILKSNLLPEDQEIYNSDDYDSFLEKRAALLLSTISSLGR